One Mugil cephalus isolate CIBA_MC_2020 chromosome 8, CIBA_Mcephalus_1.1, whole genome shotgun sequence genomic window carries:
- the si:dkey-13n15.2 gene encoding protein transport protein Sec24C — protein MMDVPSRSQSQAPCQSWTDRNGWSAAAASPPGRPCDPLPGFQHLSLASPSDQRPFYDHLQASTHDFQSGLTTCPPRDYTNHNMLCVDDAHQSVQRILPGPHVSSTSPPLSHGTNAPLHSLPQPCNFQHMSLYSSQAACPPLQPLNAHQVLLNGPRSQHQNHLPVSPPLSGYYANQCPQSMPPPSFEGEKVESPIRYTFNHTSPTSPVQQHQQQQPQWTLPPQSRGTGNEFVPSAAAQNRDIAPQSPNSESRYGLDPELLPSAVKVMSDDRAAWEDKVFVSEPFSRLPPLATTSCVIEDRGNASPSAIRFTSYSVPCEAQSVLLSHLPLGALVTPLVKQNPGEKPIPLRKEAETVSGCGQCGASMCPAMSWQDCGQRFYCPFCGKLGEVSWQHYQPTKGVDGLRVDKDKRPELSLGSYEILNSQKGEPAALLLAIDVSASALRGGHLEFVTKQIHTLLTSLNREDGDSLSDVRVGLITYDTRIHLFDLSPDLSRPHMLVITETEDLQLPVREGLLVSLKDCISSIDSVLQLVPQFSPECGGSDGVPMELPVKAGLAVLQGLSCPGKLLIFHTAPLVETGHANSSSGFFGTNKTKSIFQPSEVAVSLAKECVLQGCGVHLFVLSQHDVGGAWPGHIPYLTGGALHTYSHLQGELDRERFSSDLKKAVETDAGYKAELRIFVSKDLRVSGCYGLFVPGPSPGHVTLATLDRWTTLAVELAHNRALDETRGVAIQVVLSYSVQSGDRRTRVHTLTLRCSRQLQDTFRHYQAQTLLAFYCKKMYCSVLERPLQELREELQTEVTEALASYRKHCCSASVSAGQLVLPQHLRSLPVYVNSLRKSEVLLPGLRSSIHHRLQQRCQVLSMDTCSTAAHFYPLLLPLPLSVDGSHPPNPEEALRCSAANLEPRGLYLIHAPLTLLLWVGTQVPACTLVELFNSSSFSCLPSGETKLPVLETPLSIHVRSLVNTLNSQTPCSRKLWVVKQGDTCEEALQRHLVEDKSPNGGASYADFLYHLHINSVRLLQ, from the exons ATGATGGACGTCCCCTCACGCAGTCAGAGCCAGGCACCCTGCCAGTCGTGGACGGACCGGAACGGCTGGTCCGCGGCGGCGGCTTCACCTCCAGGACGTCCCTGCGATCCTCTCCCCGGCTTTCAGCATCTCAGCCTGGCCTCACCGTCTGACCAGAGGCCCTTCTACGACCACCTGCAGGCGTCCACCCACGACTTCCAGAGCGGCCTCACAACCTGTCCACCCAGAGACTACACAAATCACAACATGCTGTGTGTGGATGATGCTCACCAGAGCGTGCAGCGAATCCTTCCCGGTCCTCATGTTTCATCCACGAGTCCACCTTTAAGCCACGGCACAAATGCACCTCTGCATTCTCTTCCTCAGCCTTGCAACTTCCAACACATGTCACTTTATTCCTCTCAAGCCGCATGTCCCCCTCTCCAGCCCTTGAACGCACACCAGGTTTTACTGAATGGACCTCGGTCACAGCATCAAAATCATCTTCCCGTCAGCCCTCCTTTATCTGGATATTATGCGAACCAGTGTCCACAGTCCATGCCCCCGCCTTCGTTTGAAGGGGAAAAGGTGGAGTCTCCTATAAGATACACTTTCAACCATACCTCACCCACCTCTCCTgtgcagcagcaccagcagcagcagcctcagtgGACGCTTCCACCGCAGTCTAGAG ggACCGGAAACGAGTTCGTTCCCAGTGCAGCTGCACAGAACAGGGACATCGCTCCGCAG tctccCAACTCTGAGTCCCGTTATGGTCTGGACCCAGAGCTCTTGCCCAGCGCT GTGAAGGTGATGTCAGACGACAGAGCAGCGTGGGAGGACAAGGTCTTCGTCTCAGAACCTTTTTCCCGTCTGCCTCCTTTGGCAACCACTTCCTGTGTCATCGAGGACAgag GTAACGCGAGTCCCTCCGCCATCCGCTTCACCTCCTACTCCGTCCCCTGTGAGGCTCAGTCCGTGCTGCTCAGCCACCTGCCTCTGGGAGCTCTGGTCACTCCTCTGGTGAAACAAAATCCTGGAGAG AAGCCCATCCCACTGCGTAAGGAGGCGGAGACTGTTTCGGGCTGTGGACAGTGTGGCGCCTCCATGTGTCCAGCCATGAGCTGGCAGGACTGTGGTCAAAGGTTTTACTGCCCCTTCTGCGGTAAACTCGGCGAAG TGTCGTGGCAACACTACCAGCCCACCAAAGGGGTCGATGGGCTTCGTGTTGATAAAGACAAGAGGCCTGAACTTAGCTTGGGGTCATACGAGATACTCAACTCTCAGAAG ggtGAACCCGCTGCCCTGCTTCTAGCCATAGACGTGTCTGCCTCAGCGCTGAGAGGGGGGCATCTGGAATTTGTAACGAAACAGATCCACACGCTGCTCACCTCTCTGAACAG GGAGGATGGGGACTCGCTGTCGGATGTCCGTGTCGGTTTGATAACCTACGACACCAGGATCCACCTGTTCGACCTCAGTCCCGACCTGTCCCGCCCGCACATGCTGGTCATCACGGAGACGGAGGACCTGCAGCTTCCTGTGAGGGAGGGGCTCCTGGTGTCCCTCAAAGACTGTATAAGCAGCATCGACAG TGTGTTGCAGCTTGTTCCTCAGTTCAGTCCAGAGTGTGGTGGCTCTGATGGCGTTCCCATGGAGCTGCCAGTCAAAGCAGGACTAGCCGTTCTACAG GGGCTGAGTTGTCCTGGGAAGCTGCTGATCTTCCACACTGCCCCTCTGGTAGAAACGGGACACGCAAACTCCTCCTCAGGGTTCTTCGgcaccaacaaaacaaag TCCATCTTCCAGCCATCAGAAGTAGCCGTCTCACTGGCCAAGGAGTGTGTCCTTCAGGGATGTGGGGTTCACCTGTTCGTCCTTTCTCAGCATGATGTGGGCGGCGCTTGGCCAGGACACATTCCATATCTGACGGGGGGAGCTCTGCACACCTACAGCCACCTCCAG GGGGAATTGGACAGGGAGCGTTTCAGCTCCGACCTAAAGAAAGCTGTAGAGACGGACGCGGGCTACAAGGCTGAGCTCAGGATATTTGTCAGCAAAG ATTTACGCGTGTCCGGCTGTTATGGACTGTTTGTCCCCGGACCGAGCCCCGGACACGTCACCCTGGCAACACTTGACAGGTGGACAACGCTGGCTGTGGAGCTCGCACACAACAGAGCTCTGGATGAGACCAGAGGGGTTGCCATACAG GTTGTCCTGTCTTACAGCGTCCAGTCAGGAGACCGGAGGACCAGGGTTCACACTCTGACCTTACGATGCTCACGTCAGCTACAAGATACTTTCCGTCACTATCAGGCCCAGACGCTGCTCGCTTTCTACTGCAAGAAGA TGTACTGTTCAGTGCTGGAGCGCCCTCTGCAGGAGctgagagaggagctgcagacgGAGGTGACGGAAGCGTTGGCCTCCTACCGCAAACACTGCTGCTCTGCTTCAGTGTCTGCAGGACAg CTGGTCCTTCCTCAGCACCTTCGGTCTCTTCCCGTTTACGTCAACAGTCTGAGGAAGAGTGAGGTGCTGCTGCCGGGCCTGAGGAGCTCCATCCACCACAGACTGCAGCAGCGTTGCCAGGTGCTCAGCATGGACACGTGCAGCACCGCCGCACACTTCTaccctctgctgctgcctctg CCGCTGTCGGTCGACGGCTCCCACCCCCCAAACCCAGAGGAGGCGCTGCGCTGCTCTGCTGCCAACCTGGAGCCCAGAGGTCTGTATTTGATCCATGCTCCTCTCACCCTGCTGCTCTGGGTGGGCACCCAAGTCCCAGCATGCACTCTGGTCGAGCtcttcaacagcagcagcttctcctgcCTGCCCTCTGGAGAG ACCAAGTTGCCAGTTCTGGAAACCCCTCTGTCCATCCACGTCCGGTCCCTCGTCAACACACTGAACTCACAGACGCCCTGCAGCCGCAAG CTCTGGGTGGTGAAGCAGGGCGACACCTGCGAGGAGGCCCTGCAGCGCCACCTGGTGGAAGACAAGAGCCCCAACGGAGGAGCGTCCTACGCCGACTTCCTCTACCATCTCCACATCAACTCCGTGCGGCTGCTGCAGTGA